The proteins below are encoded in one region of Ostrea edulis chromosome 3, xbOstEdul1.1, whole genome shotgun sequence:
- the LOC130052549 gene encoding toll-like receptor 4 produces MDGPSNITFGKAFGSLRKLQALDLSGITGNCSFKRIYQGMFTNIPGLKYLDVSACNVKDIDEGAFGNLPFLEKLDVSHNKQLGFASLPNITHNLNKSAIKILHINGINCWTGTGTKILRHHLMNIKNTSLTEIYIEKNRLEQFEPGALLNLPKILTKLSLGENKLTQGMYIIDYFFLERLRILNISVQLRPAPGPYPKSIFEDCEEKTDACGVGSRLHSVVEEDDERTKDKTVIKDRMIHNLKFPNDTLITIYVPRSLEIFYANVSRLYTPIPEFGINSTNLREIYGQSNFFYSWIGPIHGMQHISVLDLSDNLCSYISETFLKYATGLKVLNLSNNDIGQSLSKDEEGKIFENVISVENIDLSRDNIVSLPSLMFKNMRRLQIINLTNNLLSAWNVKIDHMRNITFISLAQNRLTTIEIEIRLTLLDSFQNSNLTMDLSGNKFLCSCENIDFLSWITQYRRNFKKFQSYKCSSASPNAFAFSNAESSLLYLRETCKSYLDVCIVTSVSIAFVSSTLIGVVLLKNKWKIRYFIFKVKQRFRKVRGYSNEFHSSSLYYKYHAMFSYSRSELTFILQEFIPRIEDDSNIKMYIRDRDEPAGVEKGQAIMDAIQDSRRVICLISKKYLKSKWRGYELNMARMEAIETRENMKFVHLVLFPEVYNGHLPKYLLDLVRDKSVTEFPDEECAYDDFWETLKSLILKELQSEY; encoded by the coding sequence ATGGATGGACCAAGTAATATTACGTTCGGAAAAGCTTTTGGGAGTTTAAGAAAACTACAGGCGTTGGATTTGTCTGGAATCACAGGGAATTGTTCATTCAAAAGGATTTATCAAGGTATGTTTACCAACATCCCTGGGCTGAAATATCTTGACGTTTCAGCATGCAATGTCAAAGACATTGATGAAGGTGCATTTGGAAACCTCCCTTTTCTTGAAAAACTAGATGTTTCTCACAACAAACAACTAGGTTTTGCTTCACTTCCGAATATTACACATAATCTGAACAAAAGCGCAATTAAAATACTACATATAAACGGCATCAATTGTTGGACTGGAACAGGTACTAAAATCCTCAGACATCATCTAATGAATATTAAGAATACCAGTCTTACCGAGATCTATATTGAGAAGAACAGACTTGAACAATTCGAGCCAGGGGCACTCCTAAATTTGCCTAAAATTTTAACAAAGCTTTCGCTTGGAGAAAACAAACTGACTCAAGGAATGTATATCAtagattatttttttcttgaaaggcTTCGAATTTTGAATATAAGTGTTCAATTACGACCTGCTCCAGGTCCATATCCAAAGTCAATATTTGAAGATTGTGAAGAGAAAACTGATGCATGCGGCGTAGGATCACGTTTACATTCAGTCGTGGAAGAAGACGATGAAAGAACGAAAGATAAAACTGTAATTAAAGATAGAATGATTCATAATTTAAAGTTCCCTAACGATACTCTAATAACAATTTATGTCCCAAGATCTCTTGAAATATTCTATGCAAACGTCAGTAGGCTTTACACACCAATACCAGAGTTCGGAATAAACTCGACTAACTTACGTGAGATTTATGGACAAAGCAATTTCTTCTACTCGTGGATTGGACCTATTCATGGCATGCAACATATATCTGTGCTTGATTTGTCCGACAATCTGTGTTCATACATCTCAGAGACATTTCTGAAATATGCCACTGGGTTAAAAGTCCTGAATTTATCTAATAATGATATTGGTCAAAGCTTATCTAAAGACGAAGAAGgaaagatatttgaaaatgtcatttcagtagaaaatattgatttgtcACGTGATAATATCGTATCGTTACCTAGTCTTATGTTCAAGAATATGCGGAGGTTACAAATAATAAATCTAACAAATAACCTGCTATCTGCATGGAATGTAAAAATTGACCATATGAGAAATATCACATTCATAAGCCTTGCACAAAACAGACTTACTACAATTGAAATAGAAATTCGTTTAACACTTCTAGACTCATTCCAAAATTCCAACCTCACTATGGATCTTTCTGGGAACAAGTTTTTATGTTCGTGTGAAAATATAGACTTTTTGTCATGGATCACGCAATATAgaaggaattttaaaaaatttcagtcaTACAAATGTTCTTCTGCAAGCCCAAATGCATTTGCATTTTCAAATGCAGAAAGTTCATTGTTATATTTGAGGGAAACTTGCAAGTCTTATCTTGATGTGTGCATCGTCACTTCCGTCAGTATTGCCTTCGTGTCTAGTACACTTATCGGTGTAGTACTGCTGAAGAATAAATGGAAGATccgatatttcatttttaaggtAAAACAACGTTTTAGAAAAGTCAGAGGATACTCGAATGAGTTTCATTCATCATCACTCTACTACAAATATCATGCAATGTTTTCTTACTCTAGAAGTGAGTTGACTTTCATTCTTCAGGAATTTATACCTCGAATAGAAGATGACTCTAACATTAAAATGTACATTCGTGACCGTGACGAGCCTGCAGGAGTAGAAAAAGGGCAAGCAATAATGGATGCTATTCAGGACAGCAGACGAGTGATATGCTTGATATCCAAAAAGTATCTCAAATCAAAGTGGCGAGGATATGAATTAAATATGGCGAGAATGGAAGCCATAGAAACTAGAGAGAATATGAAGTTTGTACATTTAGTCCTTTTCCCCGAGGTTTACAACGGCCATCTTCCAAAATATCTCCTGGACTTGGTCAGAGATAAAAGTGTCACTGAATTCCCTGATGAAGAATGCGCATACGATGACTTTTGGGAAACCttaaaatcacttattttaaaagaattgcaATCTGAATATTGA
- the LOC125673941 gene encoding uncharacterized protein LOC125673941: MLTVKKITMHRFPSNDKVRKVWIKRCHMIRSDFNFKNYDQTRLCSEHFVGKCGPTKEHPIPTLFPTRIFKLSRMDASESTSDASDQNKEESMDTSTEVESVQTADTSLHTTGASEYASLDMHDYFGSEFTTVTSDFVHVNKCTQTVFTVSQDQSVQTNKMSTELKNNFCQTDSNKCDFLCQASKPDIVFEDIQESDEKIMFYTGIPNKGTFNLLFNEIVVPYHRTQTYTVKNCGGRPRCLRIIDEFLLVLMRLRLGFLIEDLSDRFHISRSTCATIINTWIDFLSVNLSFLISWPDKETNDRTMPVDFQMKYPNCRAIIDCTEFFTETPQSLSNKSLMFSHYKSHSTWKALLAINPRGVITFVSDLWGGSISDKQLFKKCGILDYLEAGDQIMVDKGFLISDLTTPKGVEIIIPPFKRNGRFSRREVEETRRIANLRIHVERANERVKNFRILQGTMPITLSKVASKTFKICVALSNLQPPLVLR; encoded by the exons GATAAAACGCTGCCATATGATTCGATCAGACTTCAACTTTAAGAATTACGATCAGACGAGGTTGTGTTCGGAACATTTTGTGGGCAAATGTGGACCAACTAAGGAACATCCAATACCAACTTTGTTCCCAACACGGATATTTAAATTATCA AGAATGGATGCTTCAGAGTCAACATCAGATGCTTCTGATCAGAACAAGGAAGAATCCATGGATACTAGTACTGAGGTGGAATCCGTGCAGACGGCTGACACCAGCTTGCATACAACTGGAGCCTCTGAATATGCATCTCTAGATATGCATGACTATTTCGGTAGTGAATTTACCACTGTTACCAGTGATTTTGTACAtgttaacaaatgtacacaAACTGTTTTCACAGTGTCTCAAGATCAAAGCGTACAGACCAACAAAATGAGTacagaattgaaaaataatttctgCCAGACAGATTCAAACAAGTGTGATTTTTTATGTCAGGCTTCAAAACCCGATATAGTGTTTGAGGATATACAGGAATCAGATGAGAAGATTATGTTTTACACAGGAATTCCAAACAAAGGTACATTTAATTTACTGTTCAATGAGATTGTTGTCCCATATCACAGAACTCAAACATATACCGTTAAGAACTGTGGGGGGAGACCAAGATGTCTGCGAATAATAGACGAGTTCCTCCTCGTGCTTATGAGACTTCGACTTGGATTTCTCATAGAAGATTTGAGTGACAGATTTCACATCTCCAGATCAACATGTGCAACAATCATTAACACTTGGATTGACTTTTTATCCGTGAATCTTTCTTTTCTCATATCTTGGCCTGACAAAGAAACAAATGATAGAACAATGCCAGTcgattttcaaatgaaataccCAAACTGTCGTGCCATTATTGACTGTACAGAATTTTTTACAGAAACTCCACAATCTCTTTCTAACAAGTCCCTCATGTTTTCACACTACAAATCACACTCGACATGGAAAGCACTTCTAGCAATTAATCCCCGAGGAGTTATTACATTTGTCTCAGATTTGTGGGGTGGCAGCATtagtgataaacaattatttaagaaatgtgGAATTTTAGATTATCTAGAGGCTGGAGATCAAATTATGGTTGACAAAGGCTTTTTAATTTCTGATTTAACAACCCCTAAAGGTGTTGAAATTATCATACCACCATTCAAACGCAATGGAAGATTTAGTAGACGAGAAGTGGAGGAAACACGCCGAATTGCAAATTTGAGAATTCACGTAGAAAGAGCCAACGAGCGTGTGAAAAACTTTCGAATTTTACAAGGAACAATGCCTATTACCTTGTCTAAAGTTGCTagtaaaactttcaaaatttgtgtTGCTCTCTCAAATCTGCAACCTCCTCTGGTTCTCAGATGA